A portion of the Camelus ferus isolate YT-003-E chromosome 16, BCGSAC_Cfer_1.0, whole genome shotgun sequence genome contains these proteins:
- the ALDH3A1 gene encoding aldehyde dehydrogenase, dimeric NADP-preferring isoform X3, producing the protein MPASAGRAWPPLSWNPRLQLWRLLGPSLLIFLVGLWRCSLTRSRSTSVAGPPIPGGKHLLPRLRGWVPRGSEAHLWQLCHPQPQEAEAPGILGAGGPRGHGTMSISEVVQRARAAFNSGKARPLQFRIQQLEGLRRMIREREKDLVGALTADLHKNEWNAYYEEIVYILEEIDYVIQKLPEWAADEPVEKTPQTQQDEPYIHSEPLGVVLVIGAWNYPFSLTIQPMVGAIAAGNAVLIKPSELSENTASLLAAVIPQYLDKDLYAVICGGVPETTEVLKERFDHILCTGSTAVGKIVMAAAAKHLTPVTLGLGGKNPCYVDKDCDLDIACRRIAWGKFMNSGQNCVGPDYILCDPSIQNQIVEKLKKSLKEFYGEDAKKSRDYGRIINCQHFQRIMGLMEGQKVAHGGAGDAATRYIAPTILMDVDPQSQVMQEEVFGPIMPIVCVRGLEEAIQFINQREKALALYVFSLNDKVIKKMIAETSSGGVTANDIMVHSTVHSLPYGGVGSSGMGSYRGWESFKTFSHRRSCLVRPLLNEESLKARYPPSPAKMPRH; encoded by the exons GTGGGACTGTGGAGATGCAGCCTGACTAGAAGCAGGTCCACCTCCGTGGCTGGTCCTCCCATCCCGGGAGGCAAGCATCTTCTCCCGAGACTCCGGGGCTGGGTGCCCAGAGGGTCTGAAGCTCACCTCTGGCAGctctgccacccccagccccaggaggcgGAGGCCCCGGGGATCCTCGGAGCGGGGGGACCGAGGGGACACG GCACCATGAGCATCAGCGAGGTCGTGCAGCGGGCCAGAGCCGCCTTCAACTCGGGCAAGGCTCGCCCGCTGCAGTTCCGCATCCAGCAGCTGGAGGGGCTGCGGCGCATGATCCGCGAGCGCGAGAAGGACCTCGTGGGCGCGCTGACCGCCGACCTCCACAAG AACGAGTGGAACGCCTACTACGAGGAGATTGTGTACATCCTGGAGGAGATCGACTATGTGATCCAGAAGCTCCCCGAGTGGGCTGCAGACGAGCCCGTGGAGAAGACGCCCCAGACCCAGCAGGATGAGCCCTACATCCACTCGGAGCCCCTGGGCGTGGTTCTTGTCATCGGCGCCTGGAACTACCCCTTCAGCCTCACCATCCAGCCCATGGTGGGCGCCATTGCTGCAG GGAACGCGGTGCTCATCAAGCCCTCGGAGCTGAGTGAGAACACGGCGAGCCTGCTGGCCGCCGTCATCCCGCAGTACCTGGACAAG GATCTGTACGCGGTCATCTGCGGGGGCGTCCCCGAGACCACAGAGGTGCTCAAGGAGAGGTTCGACCACATCCTGTGCACCGGGAGCACTGCAGTGGGGAAGATCGTCATGGCGGCTGCGGCCAAGCACCTGACCCCCGTCACACTGGGGCTGGGGGGGAAGAACCCCTGCTACGTGGACAAGGACTGTGACCTGGACATTGCCTGCAG ACGTATCGCCTGGGGGAAATTCATGAACAGCGGCCAGAACTGCGTGGGCCCCGACTACATCCTCTGTGACCCCTCCATCCAGAACCAAATCGTGGAGAAGCTCAAAAAGTCCCTGAAA GAGTTCTATGGGGAGGACGCCAAGAAGTCCCGCGACTACGGGAGAATCATTAACTGCCAGCACTTCCAGAGGATCATGGGCTTGATGGAGGGCCAGAAGGTCGCCCACGGAGGCGCCGGGGATGCGGCCACCCGGTACATAG CCCCCACCATCCTCATGGATGTGGACCCGCAGTCCCAGGTGATGCAGGAGGAGGTCTTCGGGCCCATAATGCCCATCGTGTGTGTGCGCGGCCTGGAGGAGGCCATCCAGTTCATCAACCAGCGCGAGAAGGCCCTGGCCCTCTACGTGTTCTCCCTGAACGACAAG GTGATTAAGAAGATGATCGCAGAGACATCCAGTGGTGGGGTGACAGCCAACGACATCATGGTCCACAGCACCGTGCACTCTCTGCCCTACGGGGGCGTGG GGAGCAGTGGCATGGGGTCCTACCGCGGCTGGGAGAGCTTCAAGACCTTCTCCCACCGCCGCTCCTGCCTGGTGAGGCCTCTGCTGAACGAGGAGTCCCTCAAAGCCAGATACCCACCGAGCCCGGCCAAG ATGCCCCGTCACTGA
- the ALDH3A1 gene encoding aldehyde dehydrogenase, dimeric NADP-preferring isoform X5: MKEVGLWRCSLTRSRSTSVAGPPIPGGKHLLPRLRGWVPRGSEAHLWQLCHPQPQEAEAPGILGAGGPRGHGTMSISEVVQRARAAFNSGKARPLQFRIQQLEGLRRMIREREKDLVGALTADLHKNEWNAYYEEIVYILEEIDYVIQKLPEWAADEPVEKTPQTQQDEPYIHSEPLGVVLVIGAWNYPFSLTIQPMVGAIAAGNAVLIKPSELSENTASLLAAVIPQYLDKDLYAVICGGVPETTEVLKERFDHILCTGSTAVGKIVMAAAAKHLTPVTLGLGGKNPCYVDKDCDLDIACRRIAWGKFMNSGQNCVGPDYILCDPSIQNQIVEKLKKSLKEFYGEDAKKSRDYGRIINCQHFQRIMGLMEGQKVAHGGAGDAATRYIAPTILMDVDPQSQVMQEEVFGPIMPIVCVRGLEEAIQFINQREKALALYVFSLNDKVIKKMIAETSSGGVTANDIMVHSTVHSLPYGGVGSSGMGSYRGWESFKTFSHRRSCLVRPLLNEESLKARYPPSPAKMPRH; this comes from the exons GTGGGACTGTGGAGATGCAGCCTGACTAGAAGCAGGTCCACCTCCGTGGCTGGTCCTCCCATCCCGGGAGGCAAGCATCTTCTCCCGAGACTCCGGGGCTGGGTGCCCAGAGGGTCTGAAGCTCACCTCTGGCAGctctgccacccccagccccaggaggcgGAGGCCCCGGGGATCCTCGGAGCGGGGGGACCGAGGGGACACG GCACCATGAGCATCAGCGAGGTCGTGCAGCGGGCCAGAGCCGCCTTCAACTCGGGCAAGGCTCGCCCGCTGCAGTTCCGCATCCAGCAGCTGGAGGGGCTGCGGCGCATGATCCGCGAGCGCGAGAAGGACCTCGTGGGCGCGCTGACCGCCGACCTCCACAAG AACGAGTGGAACGCCTACTACGAGGAGATTGTGTACATCCTGGAGGAGATCGACTATGTGATCCAGAAGCTCCCCGAGTGGGCTGCAGACGAGCCCGTGGAGAAGACGCCCCAGACCCAGCAGGATGAGCCCTACATCCACTCGGAGCCCCTGGGCGTGGTTCTTGTCATCGGCGCCTGGAACTACCCCTTCAGCCTCACCATCCAGCCCATGGTGGGCGCCATTGCTGCAG GGAACGCGGTGCTCATCAAGCCCTCGGAGCTGAGTGAGAACACGGCGAGCCTGCTGGCCGCCGTCATCCCGCAGTACCTGGACAAG GATCTGTACGCGGTCATCTGCGGGGGCGTCCCCGAGACCACAGAGGTGCTCAAGGAGAGGTTCGACCACATCCTGTGCACCGGGAGCACTGCAGTGGGGAAGATCGTCATGGCGGCTGCGGCCAAGCACCTGACCCCCGTCACACTGGGGCTGGGGGGGAAGAACCCCTGCTACGTGGACAAGGACTGTGACCTGGACATTGCCTGCAG ACGTATCGCCTGGGGGAAATTCATGAACAGCGGCCAGAACTGCGTGGGCCCCGACTACATCCTCTGTGACCCCTCCATCCAGAACCAAATCGTGGAGAAGCTCAAAAAGTCCCTGAAA GAGTTCTATGGGGAGGACGCCAAGAAGTCCCGCGACTACGGGAGAATCATTAACTGCCAGCACTTCCAGAGGATCATGGGCTTGATGGAGGGCCAGAAGGTCGCCCACGGAGGCGCCGGGGATGCGGCCACCCGGTACATAG CCCCCACCATCCTCATGGATGTGGACCCGCAGTCCCAGGTGATGCAGGAGGAGGTCTTCGGGCCCATAATGCCCATCGTGTGTGTGCGCGGCCTGGAGGAGGCCATCCAGTTCATCAACCAGCGCGAGAAGGCCCTGGCCCTCTACGTGTTCTCCCTGAACGACAAG GTGATTAAGAAGATGATCGCAGAGACATCCAGTGGTGGGGTGACAGCCAACGACATCATGGTCCACAGCACCGTGCACTCTCTGCCCTACGGGGGCGTGG GGAGCAGTGGCATGGGGTCCTACCGCGGCTGGGAGAGCTTCAAGACCTTCTCCCACCGCCGCTCCTGCCTGGTGAGGCCTCTGCTGAACGAGGAGTCCCTCAAAGCCAGATACCCACCGAGCCCGGCCAAG ATGCCCCGTCACTGA
- the ALDH3A1 gene encoding aldehyde dehydrogenase, dimeric NADP-preferring isoform X4, whose translation MRRLKQLSDFSQEVGLWRCSLTRSRSTSVAGPPIPGGKHLLPRLRGWVPRGSEAHLWQLCHPQPQEAEAPGILGAGGPRGHGTMSISEVVQRARAAFNSGKARPLQFRIQQLEGLRRMIREREKDLVGALTADLHKNEWNAYYEEIVYILEEIDYVIQKLPEWAADEPVEKTPQTQQDEPYIHSEPLGVVLVIGAWNYPFSLTIQPMVGAIAAGNAVLIKPSELSENTASLLAAVIPQYLDKDLYAVICGGVPETTEVLKERFDHILCTGSTAVGKIVMAAAAKHLTPVTLGLGGKNPCYVDKDCDLDIACRRIAWGKFMNSGQNCVGPDYILCDPSIQNQIVEKLKKSLKEFYGEDAKKSRDYGRIINCQHFQRIMGLMEGQKVAHGGAGDAATRYIAPTILMDVDPQSQVMQEEVFGPIMPIVCVRGLEEAIQFINQREKALALYVFSLNDKVIKKMIAETSSGGVTANDIMVHSTVHSLPYGGVGSSGMGSYRGWESFKTFSHRRSCLVRPLLNEESLKARYPPSPAKMPRH comes from the exons GTGGGACTGTGGAGATGCAGCCTGACTAGAAGCAGGTCCACCTCCGTGGCTGGTCCTCCCATCCCGGGAGGCAAGCATCTTCTCCCGAGACTCCGGGGCTGGGTGCCCAGAGGGTCTGAAGCTCACCTCTGGCAGctctgccacccccagccccaggaggcgGAGGCCCCGGGGATCCTCGGAGCGGGGGGACCGAGGGGACACG GCACCATGAGCATCAGCGAGGTCGTGCAGCGGGCCAGAGCCGCCTTCAACTCGGGCAAGGCTCGCCCGCTGCAGTTCCGCATCCAGCAGCTGGAGGGGCTGCGGCGCATGATCCGCGAGCGCGAGAAGGACCTCGTGGGCGCGCTGACCGCCGACCTCCACAAG AACGAGTGGAACGCCTACTACGAGGAGATTGTGTACATCCTGGAGGAGATCGACTATGTGATCCAGAAGCTCCCCGAGTGGGCTGCAGACGAGCCCGTGGAGAAGACGCCCCAGACCCAGCAGGATGAGCCCTACATCCACTCGGAGCCCCTGGGCGTGGTTCTTGTCATCGGCGCCTGGAACTACCCCTTCAGCCTCACCATCCAGCCCATGGTGGGCGCCATTGCTGCAG GGAACGCGGTGCTCATCAAGCCCTCGGAGCTGAGTGAGAACACGGCGAGCCTGCTGGCCGCCGTCATCCCGCAGTACCTGGACAAG GATCTGTACGCGGTCATCTGCGGGGGCGTCCCCGAGACCACAGAGGTGCTCAAGGAGAGGTTCGACCACATCCTGTGCACCGGGAGCACTGCAGTGGGGAAGATCGTCATGGCGGCTGCGGCCAAGCACCTGACCCCCGTCACACTGGGGCTGGGGGGGAAGAACCCCTGCTACGTGGACAAGGACTGTGACCTGGACATTGCCTGCAG ACGTATCGCCTGGGGGAAATTCATGAACAGCGGCCAGAACTGCGTGGGCCCCGACTACATCCTCTGTGACCCCTCCATCCAGAACCAAATCGTGGAGAAGCTCAAAAAGTCCCTGAAA GAGTTCTATGGGGAGGACGCCAAGAAGTCCCGCGACTACGGGAGAATCATTAACTGCCAGCACTTCCAGAGGATCATGGGCTTGATGGAGGGCCAGAAGGTCGCCCACGGAGGCGCCGGGGATGCGGCCACCCGGTACATAG CCCCCACCATCCTCATGGATGTGGACCCGCAGTCCCAGGTGATGCAGGAGGAGGTCTTCGGGCCCATAATGCCCATCGTGTGTGTGCGCGGCCTGGAGGAGGCCATCCAGTTCATCAACCAGCGCGAGAAGGCCCTGGCCCTCTACGTGTTCTCCCTGAACGACAAG GTGATTAAGAAGATGATCGCAGAGACATCCAGTGGTGGGGTGACAGCCAACGACATCATGGTCCACAGCACCGTGCACTCTCTGCCCTACGGGGGCGTGG GGAGCAGTGGCATGGGGTCCTACCGCGGCTGGGAGAGCTTCAAGACCTTCTCCCACCGCCGCTCCTGCCTGGTGAGGCCTCTGCTGAACGAGGAGTCCCTCAAAGCCAGATACCCACCGAGCCCGGCCAAG ATGCCCCGTCACTGA
- the ALDH3A1 gene encoding aldehyde dehydrogenase, dimeric NADP-preferring isoform X6, with amino-acid sequence MSISEVVQRARAAFNSGKARPLQFRIQQLEGLRRMIREREKDLVGALTADLHKNEWNAYYEEIVYILEEIDYVIQKLPEWAADEPVEKTPQTQQDEPYIHSEPLGVVLVIGAWNYPFSLTIQPMVGAIAAGNAVLIKPSELSENTASLLAAVIPQYLDKDLYAVICGGVPETTEVLKERFDHILCTGSTAVGKIVMAAAAKHLTPVTLGLGGKNPCYVDKDCDLDIACRRIAWGKFMNSGQNCVGPDYILCDPSIQNQIVEKLKKSLKEFYGEDAKKSRDYGRIINCQHFQRIMGLMEGQKVAHGGAGDAATRYIAPTILMDVDPQSQVMQEEVFGPIMPIVCVRGLEEAIQFINQREKALALYVFSLNDKVIKKMIAETSSGGVTANDIMVHSTVHSLPYGGVGSSGMGSYRGWESFKTFSHRRSCLVRPLLNEESLKARYPPSPAKMPRH; translated from the exons ATGAGCATCAGCGAGGTCGTGCAGCGGGCCAGAGCCGCCTTCAACTCGGGCAAGGCTCGCCCGCTGCAGTTCCGCATCCAGCAGCTGGAGGGGCTGCGGCGCATGATCCGCGAGCGCGAGAAGGACCTCGTGGGCGCGCTGACCGCCGACCTCCACAAG AACGAGTGGAACGCCTACTACGAGGAGATTGTGTACATCCTGGAGGAGATCGACTATGTGATCCAGAAGCTCCCCGAGTGGGCTGCAGACGAGCCCGTGGAGAAGACGCCCCAGACCCAGCAGGATGAGCCCTACATCCACTCGGAGCCCCTGGGCGTGGTTCTTGTCATCGGCGCCTGGAACTACCCCTTCAGCCTCACCATCCAGCCCATGGTGGGCGCCATTGCTGCAG GGAACGCGGTGCTCATCAAGCCCTCGGAGCTGAGTGAGAACACGGCGAGCCTGCTGGCCGCCGTCATCCCGCAGTACCTGGACAAG GATCTGTACGCGGTCATCTGCGGGGGCGTCCCCGAGACCACAGAGGTGCTCAAGGAGAGGTTCGACCACATCCTGTGCACCGGGAGCACTGCAGTGGGGAAGATCGTCATGGCGGCTGCGGCCAAGCACCTGACCCCCGTCACACTGGGGCTGGGGGGGAAGAACCCCTGCTACGTGGACAAGGACTGTGACCTGGACATTGCCTGCAG ACGTATCGCCTGGGGGAAATTCATGAACAGCGGCCAGAACTGCGTGGGCCCCGACTACATCCTCTGTGACCCCTCCATCCAGAACCAAATCGTGGAGAAGCTCAAAAAGTCCCTGAAA GAGTTCTATGGGGAGGACGCCAAGAAGTCCCGCGACTACGGGAGAATCATTAACTGCCAGCACTTCCAGAGGATCATGGGCTTGATGGAGGGCCAGAAGGTCGCCCACGGAGGCGCCGGGGATGCGGCCACCCGGTACATAG CCCCCACCATCCTCATGGATGTGGACCCGCAGTCCCAGGTGATGCAGGAGGAGGTCTTCGGGCCCATAATGCCCATCGTGTGTGTGCGCGGCCTGGAGGAGGCCATCCAGTTCATCAACCAGCGCGAGAAGGCCCTGGCCCTCTACGTGTTCTCCCTGAACGACAAG GTGATTAAGAAGATGATCGCAGAGACATCCAGTGGTGGGGTGACAGCCAACGACATCATGGTCCACAGCACCGTGCACTCTCTGCCCTACGGGGGCGTGG GGAGCAGTGGCATGGGGTCCTACCGCGGCTGGGAGAGCTTCAAGACCTTCTCCCACCGCCGCTCCTGCCTGGTGAGGCCTCTGCTGAACGAGGAGTCCCTCAAAGCCAGATACCCACCGAGCCCGGCCAAG ATGCCCCGTCACTGA